AAAAGGAACCTCTAGCGTCCCAACCAAAACCAATAGTACTATAATCACTTTCAACTTTTACAAGCTTTATCAATGCCCCAACCCAATTGTTACACAGACCCATCAAATCAAACTAAACTATTTTCCCATTCTCAATGGAAAGCAAAGCATCCCAAGCAAGCTTCCCATCAAATGACAAAAGCTAGAACTAATAAGTACTAGTTCAATAATTTCActcacaacaaaataataattaaataataattaagtgaaataaaaaaataaaataaaaagtagtaCAGTTGTAAAAGCATAGAAATGTTGCAAACACTATCACTAGTAATAATAAATAGTGTTCCACTTCCACATAGCTTTCTTGCTTTCACTCATGTAATGTAACATCTTTCACTTCACCACCACAATCCTTGTGAACTTTCATTCACCAAATTGTTACTTAGTACTAATGGCTAAAGAAAAAGctaataactttttaatttatttatttactctgccttttttttttgtcacttGCAATATCTTTTTGTTGGGTACTAAGAAATATAATCCCCAATCATCAATACCAAATCATTCCACAAAAATGGTGGATGATACTCATTAGGTCCTattaactaacaaacaataataatttttcaataccaaaaaaaaaatcctaaaatacaatcagtaattaattaaacatcaatcaaattaatttttttgtatagaTATCACAAACTAAGGTCGATGTAGCTTTTGTCCATGACATTCTTCAATGTCCTCATAACTTAGCTTTCTCTTAACTCCTGAACAAGCATTTGATTTgtcctcaacaacacacatgGAATTCGATTGTGTTGATAATAAATCCGATGAAGGTGTCTTCTTAACTTTGTTTCTCCTGTTTTCTTGTATTATATTGTAACATGAATATACTTGTCCCTGTTGCataaaacaatgaaattaatatcattaaaatttataatgtaCTATTtgtattaaattgaagaaaatacaaattactaCTATTAATTAAACTCACACTTTCTAGATTTCCCCATGTTGAGACTAAACTTATCCGAAGATCCATTGCCTTTTTTGTTAATGTGGAATCAAAAGATGCTAATATAGCAGCAGAAGCAATTATAGATGGTCGTTGATTCATCAAATTAAAATCTgcacacacaaaaataataatttttttagatgcAATCTTAATATATACCTGCtcccaaataaaatataattaaaaaggcTATGTCTTTATTTAGTATAAATTCTagactaaatatattaatataaaaaaaaaattgtcttataTTTTATTCGAGTATGTGACAATTactttaatgaaaaaaatcacCTTTGACCAATTCCAAAATGTGTTGTGTGGCTTTTGAGATAATTGTTTGTGATTTGGATCCAGAACAGAACTTAGTGAAGAAATAATGCAAATAAGCAAAAGGGGTTGGTAATCCCATTTTCCATTCCAATGTACTCAAAATCAAAAGTTCCATGTTCTTAATAACTTTGTTCTCAAATCTATATTCTATTGGATATTCTGATAGTGGAGGAACCCTTTGTTCTTCCATTTTTGCTGCAATTGATAAACATGCCACTGATAATAATTGAATAGCCCAAGGTTTTGATTCCTGCATCATTCcataaccaaaaataaaaacaaaatcagcaaaatttggaaaactataataataataatgatattatataaaTGAGATTAAGAAAAATAAGTTAAGCTTACATCAATGGATCGTTTTGAAAGAAACCGATCAAAATAAGTGATTGATAAATAAGCTGTTTGAACACTGAACCCAAACTTTGCTTGTgtctgaataaaaaaaaataaaaaaaacaattttcaaattcaataacagaacaacaacaaaaaaacaaagcaagcaacattgtaagaagaaaagggtattaaaaaaaacaatagttTATTTGTTTAGTGAAAACTAACATTGAAAATCCAATCAATAGCATGCAAACGAGCAGTTCTGAGCCAAaatatgtttttccttgaatCATCATCATGATCATCATCATAGGACAAAAAATGAGTGATGGAACCAAATCCTGTTTCTTGTTTGAACAAATACTCAATGtattcatcttcatcttccAAAAGGAAAAAAGGGTTATCATAATTATGATCAAGTGAGTTAATGAAGAGAGTGttatcatcttcatcttcttcaaagAGAGTTGATTCTGTTTGTTCATAACACATAAGACTAGACAAAGAAAAAGAGGTGCCAATAGAGCTCCCcattgaactaaaaaaataagtatGAATGAAACTTGAGAGTTGATAAATAGTACAAAGTGTTTGGAGAGAGATTAGATTTTGTGGTGTTTAagtggagagagagagagagagagagagagagagtggaTACAATACTAGTGAGTGGGAAGCAGCGGTTTTTGTGCCGCCAAAAGGAAGTTAATTAGCAGTTACAAAATTTCTCTAATATTGTAATTAAACAATAATgatttacttatattttcattAGGAATTGAAATGTCCTTCCAAATGTTGGGACTTAGGATATTCTAGATAAAGACCGACTCAAGCAACTCAAGTTAGTATCTtagatttcaaaattttaaatagaaaacttttaaaaatattcaatttaattgtaaatatataatataatatgatataatagatAAGTGATAGatattcaacaaatttaaattttataatcaattttaataaaaattaatttaaattaattattttataataaaatttattttgttatatttataatttttaaatttaaatgttatttttatacttaaatttagtattcaatttatttaattaattttataaaattaattatttaaaaattaatttttgttcacCATAGAACCAAATACACACTTAAACTTCCAATATTTAGTCTTCATAGCACTGCTATATGGTACATGCTACACCACTTTTGATTTTTCCCTATAGTTTAGGACAGCTTGGATGGTCACTTTTGTCCCATATATGATGGTAAAGGATTTCATTTGATCTTAGTGTTCAATGTTTATCATCCTCCACCATGTTTTCTGcctaatcttttttttttctttcctccTCCCATTTATAAGTCCCCTATATCATTATTTTGATAATGCCAACTTATTTTTGTTGAACAATGCTCTTAAAAAGAGGCACATACATATATAACTATAATGGTGTTGAGCTGAGTCATCtttcttttcttaatttaatgTTGTGCAGTAGCTAGATTACCTATTATATATTGaattattgtatatatattcTAATTGTCTACAATAGTCTTCAATAAAGAAAACGACCAAAGCTTtatatctaaaagaaaaaagaaagcgACTAAAGCTAAATTCTAGTATCCTTGAGCATACTAAAGTAGAATTTGTTACAAAGAATATCCAAACATCAGAAAGTACAAAAAAAGCATTGTGTTAGGAACAAAATTTCTAAAGCATGTGATATATTAAAATGCATAATTAAGAGTACTGTATGGGTCATTAAATATTAGATTGTTCAAATGGCACTATATTTaggattaaataaatataatatataattttaaattcaacaaataaattttaatattgttaagttgaagattatatttttattttgaattcaaGACTTTACAATTATGTACATATGAGTTTTTAGTATTATTAATCATCTCAtagacaaacaaaaaataataaaataatatatgtacttattatttgttttttggtGTGTAAGAAGTATACTTAATTATTATCTA
This region of Cicer arietinum cultivar CDC Frontier isolate Library 1 chromosome 8, Cicar.CDCFrontier_v2.0, whole genome shotgun sequence genomic DNA includes:
- the LOC101494862 gene encoding cyclin-D5-1-like, whose protein sequence is MGSSIGTSFSLSSLMCYEQTESTLFEEDEDDNTLFINSLDHNYDNPFFLLEDEDEYIEYLFKQETGFGSITHFLSYDDDHDDDSRKNIFWLRTARLHAIDWIFNTQAKFGFSVQTAYLSITYFDRFLSKRSIDESKPWAIQLLSVACLSIAAKMEEQRVPPLSEYPIEYRFENKVIKNMELLILSTLEWKMGLPTPFAYLHYFFTKFCSGSKSQTIISKATQHILELVKDFNLMNQRPSIIASAAILASFDSTLTKKAMDLRISLVSTWGNLESGQVYSCYNIIQENRRNKVKKTPSSDLLSTQSNSMCVVEDKSNACSGVKRKLSYEDIEECHGQKLHRP